The following is a genomic window from Bacilli bacterium PM5-9.
TCAATAGTAGCTTTTGACATTTCAATATACCATGAGCAATAATCATCCCAAATAAAGCTATACAAAGCATTTCCAACTACTGTGTATTCATATTTATCCATATTAGTTTCTGCTTCTTGAATTGTTTCATTTAATTTAGATAAAATCCATTTATCAGCAGGATGAAGTTTATCTACATCAATTTCACTTTCATTTAAGTCTTCAATATTCATCATAACGAATTTTGAAGCATTCCAAAGTTTATTAATAAAATTCCATGTTGATTCAATTTTTTCTTCAGAATATCTTAAATCTTGACCTGGGCTAGATGTAGTAGCTAGAAAATAACGCATTGAATCAGCACCATATTTTTCAATAACATCCATTGGATCAACACCATTACCTAATGATTTAGACATTTTTCTTCCTTGTGCATCTCTTACTAATCCATGAATTAAAACATCATCAAATGGTTTTTCATCAAGGAAATCTAATCCAGTAAAAATCATTCTTGCTACCCAGAAGAAAATAATATCATACCCAGTAACAAGTGTATTTGTTGGATAGTATCTTTCTAAATCTGCTGTTTTTTCTGGCCAACCTAAAGTTGAAAATGGCCATAAACCACTACTAAACCAAGTATCTAAAACATCTTCATCTTGATGCCAGTTTTCAATATCTTGTGGTGGTTTAGTATCAACATATACTTCATTTGTTTCATTATGATACCATGCAGGAATACGATGTCCCCACCATAATTGACGAGAAATACACCAATCTTCTACATTTTCCATCCATTGTAAGAATGTTTTTTCAAATCTTTCTGGATAAAAATCAATAGCATCAGCAGTTTTTTGATAATAAATTGACATTTTTGAAAGTGGACCCATATCAACAAACCATTGCATTGATAATAGAGGTTCAACAATAACTCCAGTTCTTTCTGAATGACCTACACTATGAACAATTGGAACCATTCGATCAAATGAACCATCTTCTTTTGCCATTTCAATCATTTTTTTACGAGCTTCAAAACGATCAAGACCTTGCAATTCACTTGGTACCCACTCATTACTTGCCATTGTAGCATCATCATTCATAATAATTCTAAATGGAATATTATGTCTTACCCCAACATTGAAGTCATTTGGATCATGAGCTGGTGTTATTTTTACACAACCACTTCCTGTTTCAATAGAAACATATTCATCAGCAATTATTGGAATTTTTATTTTTGAAACTGGTACTATTACTTCTTTTCCAACTAAATCAATATATCTTTCATCTTTTGGGTTAATAGCAATCGCACCATCACCTAAAATAGTTTCAGGTCTTGTAGTCATTACTTCTAAATATTTTGAGCTATCATCAGCAAAATAATATTTGAAATAATGTTCATTTCCTTCAATATCAAAATGATTAACTTCGATATTACTTAGCGCTGTTTTAGCAGCAGGATCCCAATTAATAATTCTTTCACCACGATAAATTAATCCTTTTTTATAGAAATCAACAAATACTTTTGTAACAGCATTATATAAACCTTCATCTAAAGTAAAACGTTCTTTACTATAATCAAGAGCAAGTCCTAATTTACCCCATTGTTCACGAATAAAGTTAGCATATTCTTCTTTCCATTGCCATGATACTTCTAAAAATTTTTCACGACCAATTTCATAACGATCTGTACCCTGTTCACGCAATTTAGCATCTACTTTTGCTTGTGTAGCAATCCCAGCATGATCCATTCCAGGTAGCCATAAAGTATCATAACCTTGCATTTTTTTGTATCTAATAATAACATCTTGTAATGTTGTATCCCATGCATGACCTAAGTGTAATTTACCAGTTACATTTGGTGGTGGAATTACAATACAAAATGGCTCTTTTTCTAAATCATGTTCTTGGAAGTATTTTTTATCTATCCAATACTTATTTTTGTCTGCTTCAACTTGTTGATGATTATACTTATCATTTAATTTTTTCATAATTATCTTCCCTTCTTTATATAATAAAAAAACGCCCTTAAAATTAAGGACGAATAATCGCGGTACCACCTTAGTTCATATTCAAATAAGAATATGCGCTTAAACATTTTAACGCAATGTTTACGAATCAAACTACTATTATTTCACTTGATTAACTCCTAGGCTACTTCAAACAACATTTATATACTCTTTCCACCAAATGAGTACTCTCTTTAAAAAAGCGGTTATTTTACTACTCCTATTCTACGTTTTTTATATATTACCACTTTGAAAATAAAAATGCAACAAAAAAAGAAAAGGCAAACACCTTTTCCCTTTCCCTTTAGGAACTACTTATAATACGGATAATAATGTTCATGTGTTAGTTTAAACTTATTTCTAATACCACAAGCTGGGTAATTAATATGTTTATACTTTGTTAATGTACCTGTATTTTTAAATTTTACTTTGGAATACTTTTTAGGATTTGCTTTTATTGCCCATCCCGAAGTCCCTCCTTCCTTTGAGACAGTAACAGATACACTACCATATCCATATGTTGCTCCAAGGCTAACTGTAACTGATGTTTTTTTATTTGAAAAATAGTAAAGCGAAGCTTTTTTCCATGTTTTAAAATCCTTATGTTTACCGCCTATTTTCGCTCCTTTTATTGTTTTATATTTGTAATAATTTGACCAAAGATTACAATGAAATTCAGACTCGTTAGCATTGATATTATTTGTAAGACCAACAAATAATAAACATACTAGAATTATTATTTTTTTCTCATAATATAAATTCCTTCCATAATATTAAAAATTATGTTACCTTTCTTATATAGATTATTTTACTTCTAATACTAAAGCAATTACCTCCTTTGGTTTTTTTAAATCACTTTTTGTTTTTAAAACCATAATATCTTTTGAAATATATAAAGAGTTTAAAATATAAAATCCAGGTTTTATATTTAATTTATCTTCATCAGTAATTCTGTTTGTATATTCATCAAATTCAGTATTCTTTTTATATTTAAATTTAAAAGTATTTAGAGCTAATGCTCCATCTTCAAGAAAGAATGTATTTTTTATTAACTCATTTTCATTTTCAGTTATTGAAAATAAAACATTTAAATCTAAAGCATTAATTCCTTTTTCTTTTAATAGTAAATCCTCAATATTTACCACTTTTCCATCCCTATAATGCATAATTTTAATTTGGACTTCATTTTTCACTTGCTCAAAATTTTTCGTCTCATATTTAGCAAATAAAATGCTATTATATAACAAATTAACATTATTTTCATCTAAATTTTCAGAATTAGCAATAAGTACACTTTCACTAGTGTTTTTAAATGAACATGCTGATATAAAAGCAATTAATAAAAGCAAAAAAACTTTTTTTATTGTTTTAATTTTACTCACCTCCATTTTTTGATATATACTTTGAATTTACCTCAATATGATTTAAAAACAACAATAACTTCTCATATAATGGATGAGCTTGTTCTTTAAATTTTTCATCAACTAGCTCTCCGATTTCTTTAATTGTTCTTTTGCCATCAATTAAATTAAAAACAAAACTTGATTTTTCATCTAATTCTATTTTTTTATATTCAGGTATTTTCGCTTTTAAACGACGAAAGAATTTTTGAATTTTATGATCTTGTTTGATTAAAATAGTTACTATCCCTTGATCGTTTGTTTCATATTCTAAATCATCATTAATAACATAGACAATATTTAAAACATCGTCATTTGTTTTAATTGTTTCTTGTTTTTTCATTATTGTTTTTTTATCTTACCAAATAAAATTGGGCAAGCTGTTGCAACAACAACAAGAATTAATAAAATGATTGCGATACCATTTCCAGCAGCAAATCCAGTTAAGTCTTTTAAGTTAATAACTTTCAATACTCGTAATGCAATACCAATTAAACCAATAATTGAACCACCCGCTACTAAACCAGATGATAAACTAACACCATTCGAAACTCTTGCATCTCTTTCTACTTCATCTTTAATCATTTTTTCAACTAATACTCTAATTAAAGCACCAACTAAAATAATTGATGTTGTTGCGATTGGTAAATAGAAACCAATTGCTACAGTCATTATTGGTAATTTTAATAAATGACAAACTATTGCTAAGAAAATTCCTGCAAAAATCATAACCCATGGTAAGTTTCCAGACATAATGCCTGAAGTTAAAGTCGCCATTAATTTTGCTTGTGGTAAATCAAAACCACCATTTTCACTACCTATTTGGCTTGATAATATCATAATTGTCCCTACTACTACTATTACCCCTACAAGACCTGCAATAGTAAAGTATTTTTGCATTTCATTTTTATTACCACCAATAATATATGTAACTTTTTGTGATTGTAAATATCCACCTGACATTGCAATAGATGTAACAATTAATGTTCCAAATAATAATAAAATTTTATTATCAATTTCACTTGTCCATCCCATTACAACAAAGATTAAAGTTAAGATTACTAGTGAAGCAATTGTCATTCCTGATACAGGTAAGTTAGATGTTCCAATTGTACCTGTTAAACGACCTGCAACAATAACAAATAAAAACATTAAAATTAATGAAACAATCGCACCTAAAATAGCCATTACGATATTTCCTTGAGAAATAACAAATCCTGCAACAAACGCTAAAACAACACCGACAACTAAAATAATAAATTGCATTGAGTTTGATTCACCTTCACCAATTTTTGCAGCAAATGTTTGTTTAACTGAAGTAATAATTACTGGAATTAATTTGATTGCTCCAATAATCCCACCACATAACATCATACCAGCACCTATGTATTTACCATACGCACCAGAAATTGTTCCAATATCCATAGCATTGATTGCAATATTAGGGTCATCCCATACCATTACTCCATCTTTAGCCATATCAGCAAAATAACCAATTAATGGGTTAACTGCAAAGTTAGCAAGTATTGAACCAGCAAACATTGTTAATGATACTTCAAGTCCAACAATAAATCCAATACCTAATAATAATGGGTTTACTTCTAATTCAAATTTCCATTTGTAAGCAGTATCACCAACATATGAAATAACATTGTTAGCAACTCCTAAAACTGAACGTGATAATAAAGTAATTACTCCACCAATTCCAAATCCAATTCCCATATATTTTAGGGCTTCTCCACCTGTATCTGATGCAACAAGTGTTTCCGAAATCGCCATTGATTCTGGATACATTAATTGACCATGTTCTTCTACTATTAAATAGTTATGAACTAATGATGCAACACCAATACCAATTAAAACACCAGCAATACCAACTCCCACACCTTCTAAAAAGTTAATTTTACCACCAATTAATAAAATTGCAGGTAAAACGAAGATAATACCACTAGCTACTGATTCTCCACCACTTGACATACCTTGAACAAGGTTTGTTCCTAGAATTCCTTTGTTTTTAGCAAGAACACTAATTAGTCCTGCACCGACAATTGCTCCAGGAATACCTGCTGCAACTGTTAGTCCAGCTTTCATTCCTGAGTACGCTGTTGAAGCAGCAAATAATGCTGCAAGTAAGATACCAATTAATAATACTATTAGGTTTCCACCTGTATTATTCTTATCGCTAATATATGGAACATAGTCTTTTCCTGCTACTCCACCATAAGCGCCTTTAGATAATTTTTTATCCATTGAATAATTCACTCCTTTTTTCTTTTTTCACATAAAGTATTATAACACATAAAAAGAGTAAAGTCATTTGAAAAGAGAAATTTTTAGCAAATAATATATTTTTTATCATATTTTATTTTAAAGTAAATTTTGTGTAAACAGATTAGAAAGTATGATAGAATATACAAAGAAAGGATGCGCTATTATGAAAAAGAAAGTTGTTATAGTCTGTATTATTTACTTTTCCTTAATATTTTTTCTTTCACAAATTAAATTTGATAATACTACACTAATTCAAAAACAAATTGAATTTGAAAATAATGTTTCTATTAATAATGAATTGCTTCTTTTTAATAAAACCATTAATGAAAACTCAAAGAAATTTTCTAATGATTTCATAGATATTTATTCTAATCAATTATTAAGTAAAAATAGTAATCCTAATTTAATAAATAAAAGTGAAGCTTTAAAATTAAAGCTTGAAAATATTGATGATATTAGTCTTGCTAAAAAAATTGATAAAGTTATAGATATCAATCAAAAAAAACAAAAAGAAATCAATAATTTTAAATCATTGATTTACAGTTTTAAAAAATATAAAGGTAATGATGAAAAAGCAAATTTTGTTCAAATACAATATATTATTAATGATTATCGAAAAAGAAATAATTATTCTAAAAGTATGGTTGTTAATAATATTGAAAATGAAAAGATAAAACTTGCTTATTTAACATTTGATGATGGACCAAGTGCCAATACTAAAAAGATAGTTGATATTCTAAATAAAAATAATCTTAAAGGAACTTTTTTCTTTGTTGGCTTAGAAATGAATAAAAAGAAAAATGAAAATGTAATTAGATATGTTATTGAAAATAATCAGGTAATTGGTATGCATGGTTATTCTCATGATTATGTAAAAACTAGAAAAAGAGATAAATTCAAAAAAGAATTATTTAATATGAAAAATATTTTAAAAAATAAATATAATTATACAACTAATCTAGTTAGATCACCTTATGGTTCTTTTACTTTAAAAAATAAGGATATTAAATATTATTTAGAAAATGGTTATTATTTATGGGATTGGAATGTTGATACACTTGATTGGGAAGATAAAAGAAAACCAAATAAAGTTAAGAATAAAACAAGAAAACAAATCATAAATATTAAAAAGAAAAAAGATATTGTAGTATTATATCATGAATATCCAAGTGCACTAGATTCACTACAAAGCACAATTGATTTATTGAAACAAAATAATTATCATATTATTAATATGAATCCAGAAATATTTTATAGTAATTATTTCAATGATATAGTCGAATAAAAAAAGCCTTTATTTAAGGGCTTTTTAAAATTCCATTGGCATTTCTTGATAATTGTTTTCTTTATTTAAATATCTCGATAAAACAAATAAGTAATCACTCAATCTATTTATTAAAGGTAAAATATTTTGATTAATATCTTCTTCTAAACTAAGAGTAACAATTTTTCTCTCTGCTCTTCTAATAATTGTTCTTGCGATATTAGCAGAGCATGATGCAGGATGTCCTGCTGGTAAAATAAATGTATTTAAAGGATCATTCATTTCTTCAACAAAATCAATGTATTCTTCCATTTTTGTAATATCTTCCTCTTTAATCGCAAAAGGAATTGTTTGATTTGGGTTTGCTAAATCTTGACCAATTAAAAAGAATAATTTCATCACATCTTCCACTTGTTTTTTTATAGCATCATTTTTCAAATAATAATATACTAATCCAATATGTGATAATGCTTCATCAGTTGTCCCATAACAATCTATTCTTAAACTAGATTTAGAAATTCTACCTCCAATTACTCCAGTTGTTTGTTTATCTCCTGTTTTTGTATATACTTTCATTATAAACACCTCGCTTAATCATTATTATATATTAACATCATTATCATTTCAATGTTTAAAAAGTTATGTTATGATAAACTAGAGGTGATACAAATTATGTTTTTACAAGTTTTAGTCGATAACAATACATTTATTGATGATTATGCATTAGCCGAACCAGCATTAAGTTTTTATCTTGAAGATAACTTTCAAAAAATACTTTTTGATACAGGATACTCTGATGTTTTAATTAACAATGCCAAACATTACAATATTGATTTAAATAACCTTGATTATATTGTAATATCACATGGGCATAATGATCATACAAGAGGCTTAGAATATCTTATTGAAAATTATGATTTATCAAATACTATTTTATTAGCACATCCAGATATTTTTAATAAGAAAGAAGATGATGATTTAGATATTGGAATAACTATATCAAAAGAATATCTTGAAACAAAAATGAAAGTAATCTTAACTAAAGAACCTTACTACATTAATAATAAATTAATATTTTTAGGTGAAATAAAAAGAACTATTCCATTTGAAAATCTTAATCCAGTTGGTCAAGAATTAAAAGATAATATATGGAAGGATGATTATGTAGTTGATGATTCAGCATTGATATATGAAAATGATGATGTTTTTGTAATAACAGGTTGTTCACATAGTGGAATTTGCAATATCTGCGAACAAGCAAAACAATTAACTAATAAAAAGATAAGCGGTATTATTGGTGGTTTTCATTTATTTGATGTTGATGAACAATTAAATAAAACAATTAACTATTTTAAAGAGAATAATATTAAAAATCTCTACCCTTCTCATTGTGTATCTTTTAAAGCTAAAGCAGCTATAAATAATTGTATTCCAATTAATGTGGTTGGAGTTGGTACAAAGCTTGATTTATAAATCGAGCTTTTTTTATATCAAATTATTTTCCTTAAAACTAAAATAGCTATTTTTACCAATAATAATATGGTCTAATAATGGTATAGCAAAAAGCTTTGCAGCATCATTCAAATGTGAAGTAACTTCCATATCATTCTTACTTGGTGTTGCATCACCACTTGGATGATTATGCACACAAATAAAAGAAGAAGCACTCATTAATACAATTCTCTTAAAAATTTCTCTAGGATGAATTAATGATTGCGATAAAGTTCCAATAAAAACAACATGTTCATCAACAATAGCATTCTTAGCATTTAAACTTAAAATCATAAAATGCTCTTGACTCACATATTCAAATCTTTTGGTATATAACTCATATATAACATTTGGATTATTAACATAGATAAAATTTTCAATACTTATTTGATTAATTCTTTTACTTAATTGAATAAGTGCAAGTAATTCAATAGCTTTTGTTTTACCAATGCCATTTATTTTTATTAAATCATCAATATCTAAGTTTACAATTTTGCTTAAACATCCCCCTGCTTGCTCAATGATTGAATTAGCCAACAACAAAACATCATTACCTTTTATTCCTGTTCTTAAAAAAATTGCTAATAATTCAATATCAGTCAAACTCTCTACTCCTTTTTCAAATGCTTTTTCTCGTGGTTTCATTTTATCGGGATACATTTTCAAACTCATATAATCACCCCTAAATATCCAATACAAAAAAATGGAAACATTCTTATTTCTCTTTTTTTAGTTAAAAAAGCATAAACAAGTGCCAGGAACAATGAATAAAATAGCCAATTTAAAACAATGCTAATTGGAAAAATACTTAAAAATATAAAGAATATCTTTATATCAGCACCTCCTAAATAATTGCTGAATAGTTTATATAAAAAACAAACAATTAAAAAAATAATTAAAATATAAATATTAAATTTAATAAAAATAAGTAAAGGTAAATATAGATAATTTGATACCATTCCAGTTTTATAATCTTGAATAGCCATTATACATAAAAAAAATAAGATAAGTAATTTCATTGAAACACCTCATCTTATTTTTGAATAAATTTGATTTATTCCTATTTAAAAATTCATTTTCTTTTTAAATTTATCAAAAATTGAATTTCCTGATTTTTTATCAAATTCTTTTAATTGTTTAAATAATTCTTTTTCATCTTTAGAAAGCTTAGTTGGAGTAACTACATCAACAATAACATATTGATTACCATATCGTTTCCCTCTAATATCTTTGATACCTTTATTTTTCAATCTAAACTTAGTTTTTGATTGAGTTCCATCAGGAATACTAAGCTCCACATCACCATGAACTGTTGGAACATCAACTTTAGTACCTAAAGCAGCATCACTAAATGAAATTGGGATATTTAAGTAAACATCATTACCATCTCTTGTAAAGTATTCATGTTTTTTAATGTTTATCTCAACATATAAATCACCATAAGGTCCACCATTGCGTCCTCTTTCACCTTTTCCAACTACTCTAAGTTG
Proteins encoded in this region:
- a CDS encoding putative OPT family oligopeptide transporter (product_source=TIGR00733; cog=COG1297; pfam=PF03169; tigrfam=TIGR00733; transmembrane_helix_parts=Inside_1_28,TMhelix_29_51,Outside_52_55,TMhelix_56_78,Inside_79_90,TMhelix_91_113,Outside_114_122,TMhelix_123_145,Inside_146_220,TMhelix_221_243,Outside_244_287,TMhelix_288_310,Inside_311_330,TMhelix_331_348,Outside_349_352,TMhelix_353_375,Inside_376_383,TMhelix_384_406,Outside_407_415,TMhelix_416_435,Inside_436_454,TMhelix_455_477,Outside_478_501,TMhelix_502_524,Inside_525_530,TMhelix_531_553,Outside_554_572,TMhelix_573_595,Inside_596_607,TMhelix_608_630,Outside_631_635); translation: MDKKLSKGAYGGVAGKDYVPYISDKNNTGGNLIVLLIGILLAALFAASTAYSGMKAGLTVAAGIPGAIVGAGLISVLAKNKGILGTNLVQGMSSGGESVASGIIFVLPAILLIGGKINFLEGVGVGIAGVLIGIGVASLVHNYLIVEEHGQLMYPESMAISETLVASDTGGEALKYMGIGFGIGGVITLLSRSVLGVANNVISYVGDTAYKWKFELEVNPLLLGIGFIVGLEVSLTMFAGSILANFAVNPLIGYFADMAKDGVMVWDDPNIAINAMDIGTISGAYGKYIGAGMMLCGGIIGAIKLIPVIITSVKQTFAAKIGEGESNSMQFIILVVGVVLAFVAGFVISQGNIVMAILGAIVSLILMFLFVIVAGRLTGTIGTSNLPVSGMTIASLVILTLIFVVMGWTSEIDNKILLLFGTLIVTSIAMSGGYLQSQKVTYIIGGNKNEMQKYFTIAGLVGVIVVVGTIMILSSQIGSENGGFDLPQAKLMATLTSGIMSGNLPWVMIFAGIFLAIVCHLLKLPIMTVAIGFYLPIATTSIILVGALIRVLVEKMIKDEVERDARVSNGVSLSSGLVAGGSIIGLIGIALRVLKVINLKDLTGFAAGNGIAIILLILVVVATACPILFGKIKKQ
- a CDS encoding cob(I)alamin adenosyltransferase (product_source=KO:K00798; cath_funfam=1.20.1200.10; cog=COG2096; ko=KO:K00798; pfam=PF01923; superfamily=89028; tigrfam=TIGR00636), with protein sequence MKVYTKTGDKQTTGVIGGRISKSSLRIDCYGTTDEALSHIGLVYYYLKNDAIKKQVEDVMKLFFLIGQDLANPNQTIPFAIKEEDITKMEEYIDFVEEMNDPLNTFILPAGHPASCSANIARTIIRRAERKIVTLSLEEDINQNILPLINRLSDYLFVLSRYLNKENNYQEMPMEF
- a CDS encoding hypothetical protein (product_source=Hypo-rule applied; cath_funfam=3.40.50.300; pfam=PF05402) encodes the protein MKKQETIKTNDDVLNIVYVINDDLEYETNDQGIVTILIKQDHKIQKFFRRLKAKIPEYKKIELDEKSSFVFNLIDGKRTIKEIGELVDEKFKEQAHPLYEKLLLFLNHIEVNSKYISKNGGE
- a CDS encoding Flp pilus assembly protein protease CpaA (product_source=COG4960; cog=COG4960; superfamily=81340; transmembrane_helix_parts=Inside_1_27,TMhelix_28_50,Outside_51_64,TMhelix_65_94,Inside_95_116), which produces MKLLILFFLCIMAIQDYKTGMVSNYLYLPLLIFIKFNIYILIIFLIVCFLYKLFSNYLGGADIKIFFIFLSIFPISIVLNWLFYSLFLALVYAFLTKKREIRMFPFFCIGYLGVII
- a CDS encoding peptidoglycan/xylan/chitin deacetylase (PgdA/CDA1 family) (product_source=COG0726; cath_funfam=3.20.20.370; cog=COG0726; ko=KO:K22278; pfam=PF01522; superfamily=54585,88713; transmembrane_helix_parts=Inside_1_4,TMhelix_5_22,Outside_23_373); the encoded protein is MKKKVVIVCIIYFSLIFFLSQIKFDNTTLIQKQIEFENNVSINNELLLFNKTINENSKKFSNDFIDIYSNQLLSKNSNPNLINKSEALKLKLENIDDISLAKKIDKVIDINQKKQKEINNFKSLIYSFKKYKGNDEKANFVQIQYIINDYRKRNNYSKSMVVNNIENEKIKLAYLTFDDGPSANTKKIVDILNKNNLKGTFFFVGLEMNKKKNENVIRYVIENNQVIGMHGYSHDYVKTRKRDKFKKELFNMKNILKNKYNYTTNLVRSPYGSFTLKNKDIKYYLENGYYLWDWNVDTLDWEDKRKPNKVKNKTRKQIINIKKKKDIVVLYHEYPSALDSLQSTIDLLKQNNYHIINMNPEIFYSNYFNDIVE
- a CDS encoding valyl-tRNA synthetase (product_source=KO:K01873; cath_funfam=1.10.287.380,1.10.730.10,3.40.50.620,3.90.740.10; cog=COG0525; ko=KO:K01873; pfam=PF00133,PF08264,PF10458; superfamily=47323,52374; tigrfam=TIGR00422), giving the protein MKKLNDKYNHQQVEADKNKYWIDKKYFQEHDLEKEPFCIVIPPPNVTGKLHLGHAWDTTLQDVIIRYKKMQGYDTLWLPGMDHAGIATQAKVDAKLREQGTDRYEIGREKFLEVSWQWKEEYANFIREQWGKLGLALDYSKERFTLDEGLYNAVTKVFVDFYKKGLIYRGERIINWDPAAKTALSNIEVNHFDIEGNEHYFKYYFADDSSKYLEVMTTRPETILGDGAIAINPKDERYIDLVGKEVIVPVSKIKIPIIADEYVSIETGSGCVKITPAHDPNDFNVGVRHNIPFRIIMNDDATMASNEWVPSELQGLDRFEARKKMIEMAKEDGSFDRMVPIVHSVGHSERTGVIVEPLLSMQWFVDMGPLSKMSIYYQKTADAIDFYPERFEKTFLQWMENVEDWCISRQLWWGHRIPAWYHNETNEVYVDTKPPQDIENWHQDEDVLDTWFSSGLWPFSTLGWPEKTADLERYYPTNTLVTGYDIIFFWVARMIFTGLDFLDEKPFDDVLIHGLVRDAQGRKMSKSLGNGVDPMDVIEKYGADSMRYFLATTSSPGQDLRYSEEKIESTWNFINKLWNASKFVMMNIEDLNESEIDVDKLHPADKWILSKLNETIQEAETNMDKYEYTVVGNALYSFIWDDYCSWYIEMSKATIETNSTKQVLKYVLECILKMLHPFMPFVTEEIFMALTDKETIVIESYPKVKEAYNFENKEINTAIELISKFREIRLDYTIKRAIEINYELDFELANVSDYITKITNFNYGIKDDASRIETYVLSDGHKVMIDLSMVEEKTNDEVIAEYELELEKLQKEINRAQGMLNNEKFTSKAPEQKVNEEKEKLKDYQAKFDSISAMIAELK
- a CDS encoding DNA repair protein RadC (product_source=KO:K03630; cath_funfam=1.10.150.20; cog=COG2003; ko=KO:K03630; pfam=PF04002; smart=SM00278; superfamily=102712,47781; tigrfam=TIGR00608), yielding MSLKMYPDKMKPREKAFEKGVESLTDIELLAIFLRTGIKGNDVLLLANSIIEQAGGCLSKIVNLDIDDLIKINGIGKTKAIELLALIQLSKRINQISIENFIYVNNPNVIYELYTKRFEYVSQEHFMILSLNAKNAIVDEHVVFIGTLSQSLIHPREIFKRIVLMSASSFICVHNHPSGDATPSKNDMEVTSHLNDAAKLFAIPLLDHIIIGKNSYFSFKENNLI
- a CDS encoding hypothetical protein (product_source=Hypo-rule applied; cleavage_site_network=SignalP-noTM; superfamily=52540); this translates as MEVSKIKTIKKVFLLLLIAFISACSFKNTSESVLIANSENLDENNVNLLYNSILFAKYETKNFEQVKNEVQIKIMHYRDGKVVNIEDLLLKEKGINALDLNVLFSITENENELIKNTFFLEDGALALNTFKFKYKKNTEFDEYTNRITDEDKLNIKPGFYILNSLYISKDIMVLKTKSDLKKPKEVIALVLEVK
- a CDS encoding 7,8-dihydropterin-6-yl-methyl-4-(beta-D-ribofuranosyl)aminobenzene 5'-phosphate synthase (product_source=KO:K06897; cog=COG1237; ko=KO:K06897; pfam=PF00753; superfamily=56281) — encoded protein: MFLQVLVDNNTFIDDYALAEPALSFYLEDNFQKILFDTGYSDVLINNAKHYNIDLNNLDYIVISHGHNDHTRGLEYLIENYDLSNTILLAHPDIFNKKEDDDLDIGITISKEYLETKMKVILTKEPYYINNKLIFLGEIKRTIPFENLNPVGQELKDNIWKDDYVVDDSALIYENDDVFVITGCSHSGICNICEQAKQLTNKKISGIIGGFHLFDVDEQLNKTINYFKENNIKNLYPSHCVSFKAKAAINNCIPINVVGVGTKLDL